The following proteins are co-located in the Trichormus variabilis 0441 genome:
- a CDS encoding Nif11-like leader peptide family natural product precursor has product MTQQNAAKLLKAVKENQAFRERLKATNNPEEFIQIAKEGGYDFTVEELENEISKLSEEELATIVNPGWGPRRHIHPR; this is encoded by the coding sequence ATGACACAGCAAAATGCTGCCAAACTATTAAAAGCTGTTAAGGAAAACCAAGCCTTCAGAGAAAGGTTGAAAGCAACAAATAACCCAGAGGAGTTTATTCAGATTGCTAAAGAAGGTGGTTATGACTTCACTGTTGAAGAATTGGAGAACGAAATTAGTAAATTGAGTGAAGAAGAGTTAGCAACTATTGTCAATCCAGGATGGGGGCCTAGACGGCATATTCATCCTAGATAA
- a CDS encoding fused DSP-PTPase phosphatase/NAD kinase-like protein codes for MTEIKKVSDEFSAGGQPTTETLKQLADEGYKSVVNLRSLDEAGALADEEQQAQAAGLEYVNVPIKSTEANHNSTAKVLSELEKLPTPVYFHCGAGGRANALALIALATQQKLNREQVLAKAKELGINPDQSQLKQFLENLS; via the coding sequence ATGACCGAGATCAAGAAGGTAAGTGATGAATTTTCGGCGGGTGGACAGCCAACCACGGAAACATTAAAACAACTTGCTGATGAGGGATATAAATCTGTGGTGAATTTGCGATCGCTTGATGAGGCGGGAGCCTTAGCAGATGAAGAACAACAAGCGCAAGCCGCAGGTCTTGAGTATGTGAATGTACCAATTAAGTCAACGGAAGCCAACCATAACTCAACAGCAAAAGTTCTCTCCGAGCTAGAGAAATTGCCGACTCCTGTATATTTTCATTGTGGTGCAGGTGGAAGAGCTAACGCCTTAGCACTGATTGCTTTAGCAACTCAACAAAAACTGAACCGCGAACAGGTTTTAGCAAAAGCCAAAGAACTCGGTATCAACCCAGATCAATCACAATTAAAACAATTTTTAGAAAATCTTTCTTAA